The stretch of DNA TGTTCCAGGCGCGCAGCCGGCTGTTCCTTGAGAAATTCGCCCATTACTTCAGCAGCACGGCCTCGCACCCCGCCTTCGGGCGCTCCATCATCTACCGCTGTGCCCTCGTGGCCGCAGCGATTCTGGGGAGCTGGAAGGGCTATTCCCCACTCCCGCCCGGTTTAACCCGACGCCTCTGCAGCCAGAGCCTGAAGTTCTTCTGGGAACATGACCTTTTCGATGCCGACGGCAGTATCCCCTTAGGCTGGACCGGAAAATTTGTGCCCCTGGCGGAAAAATACAGCGGGCCCGCCTCGCCCCTCTGGCTGAATAAGGTCTTCGCCGCCTTCCTGATGCCCGAAAATCACCCTTTCTGGACCGCGGTGGAAGAACCGCTACCGGTTGAAAAGGGAGACTACTGCATCAGCCACCAGGTGCCCGGTTTCCTCGTGCAGGGACATCAAGCTACGGGCCATATCCAGCTGATCAATCAGGGCAGCGACTCCTACGTCAATGCACCCACCGACTGGAAAACTCCCGCCTCGGATTTTCTCTACCTGAAATTCGCCTACTCCAGCCACCTTTTCAACGACCTCGGCCCCACCAAACACGACCTGGTCTGCGGCAATATGATCAGCCTCTATGAGGAGAAGCGCGGCTTCAGTCACCGGGAGCGGATTCATCCACTCTACATAGCTGGTCGAGTCGCGATCTCATACCACTACCCTTTCGGTGAGAGCTACGGCCAGAAGCGGGATTCCCGGATCGAATCGGCCATCATCATCAAAGGTGATCACCAGATCAGGGTTCACTGGGTGATTAGCCCCAACCGGCCGCTGGTGTATGAAGGGGGATATTCGCTGGCCTATGATAAACCGCCGCCCACTATCACGCAGGGAGACGACTGGATCAGCGTCAGGACGCAAGCTGCCCAGTGCTGCGTCCGGTCCCTCAGCGGATATGATGCCGTTGACACCAGCGAGTCGGTGGGCGTAAATCCACTGGGCAAGTATTCGTGTCTACCGTACCTGAAGACCAGGCAACCGGTTCTTGCCCAGGCGATCCTTGTCTGCGAGGTCATCGCTCGTCCTGGGCATTTGGATATCGAAGCGGAACTGGCTCTGGTTACCGGCTGCATTTGTGCCGGGCGTAAAGTCGCACTCACCTTCTCCGACGGCGAGTCAGTCACGGTGAAGTTAGGAGCCGTGGAGGAAGGCGAGCACAAAGTTCAGTGGAATGGAAGACCGCGTCTAAGAACATGATCAGGGATGAATTCTCCTGGGAGGTAAAAGATAATGGACAGGACTGATGGATTAAATCGTTTGCCGGCCGCGGGAAGTAAGTTATCCAAAATCGATTTAATCGAGGAGGTTATCTGATGAAGATGTCTATGTCTGCACATTTGGCTCTGTCAATAGCGTTGCTGGGATTCTCTCCCTGTCTCAGCGGGAAGGGTCAGAATCTGGTTCCCAACCCGAGTTTCGAAGCGACCGTCCTCTCGGTGCCTCAGATCAATTTCCAGCCGGCGCGGCCGGCCACCGAAGCTGATCCGCCTGAGTATAAGGTCGACCTACCTGAGCACTGGAACATTGTCAGCGGCTACGCGCGCGGATACCTGCCACGCGAACAAGGCTGGGGAGTGGCCGAAAAAGGGCGCACCGGAAACCGGAGCTTGTGCCTCACGGATGCCCCGGCTTTCCCGGCCTGGTACTCCCAAGATTTCGCCATTGAGCCCAACTCTGCCCACCTGGCAGAGGCCTATATCGATGCCGATGGAATGCGGTATCACGATTACTTACGGATCATCTTTTCCATCCTGGACGCGGAAGGTAACTGTCTGGGATACGAACAGATTGTCTCTGCAAGGACC from Candidatus Neomarinimicrobiota bacterium encodes:
- a CDS encoding DUF2264 domain-containing protein, whose protein sequence is MRTKLKPTSLSPYTSWTYHDWLAVASAILRNVHPHFSPGRALVTFEGTRPSIYGPLSDGVEGFARTFLLVGFWLKHRSNGKLALENGTQVDWLDIYQQGLLHGTDPNHPEYWGEISGKHQYMVEAASISIGLYFSRPLIWDSFSQRQKDQIGRWLRHILQFPFEDKNWVLFGVIINAFLKAVGQEFYQDQIDFYLDRYDSYYEAEGWYRDGVGPQFDYYNPWALHFYPHLWDEMDPDKTRPELVAVFQARSRLFLEKFAHYFSSTASHPAFGRSIIYRCALVAAAILGSWKGYSPLPPGLTRRLCSQSLKFFWEHDLFDADGSIPLGWTGKFVPLAEKYSGPASPLWLNKVFAAFLMPENHPFWTAVEEPLPVEKGDYCISHQVPGFLVQGHQATGHIQLINQGSDSYVNAPTDWKTPASDFLYLKFAYSSHLFNDLGPTKHDLVCGNMISLYEEKRGFSHRERIHPLYIAGRVAISYHYPFGESYGQKRDSRIESAIIIKGDHQIRVHWVISPNRPLVYEGGYSLAYDKPPPTITQGDDWISVRTQAAQCCVRSLSGYDAVDTSESVGVNPLGKYSCLPYLKTRQPVLAQAILVCEVIARPGHLDIEAELALVTGCICAGRKVALTFSDGESVTVKLGAVEEGEHKVQWNGRPRLRT